The DNA segment GTTTGCTTGCTCGCTTTTTTCCCTTCCGTCATTACTCCGTTTTCCGAGGCGAAGTTTACAAGAATCTGTGTCGTAAGTGTGGCTCAACAACAGAAGAGATAAGGAAATATGATTGGTCAGTGATTGTTAGCTGCTCAATCACGCGACTTAACAGGACTTTTGTAAATCTGGCCTTCCAAGTAAAAAGCCTTGGCGTCTGTACGCTCAGAGACAACCGCACAAGAGCTTGCGCTTAAGTCCCGTCCTTACGCTTTGCTATTAGGAGTCAACCTTTTTGGTGTTACTGCTCGCGTGACATGTCAGTGCGCGCCCTCCTTCATGTACGACAGATCATCTGCCCTTCTCGCGTCGTGGAAGCGCGTTTGTATAGCGAAGTTCTCACAGGCAGCTTGGTTTCTTTCCTTCATGCGCAACTTTGATTTGGTGCTGCCTGTTTTTTTCCCCGCAACTTTTCCATTGCAGTGCTCTAAAAACACACTAGTGCTTCATCCTAATTACAGATAGCATTGAGATAGAATTCAGTGGTATATAGTGCAGTAATGTTCAATATTTTTGTCCTCATTATTTTGTTTATAGTACGCTGTGTCAATTGTCGAAAGCGGAAACAGGCCGCAAGCTACGTATCCATAAGTTTCATAAAGCCAAGTTGTATAAAGAAGGCATGCTGTGCGACAGATTTAATTTTCACCGTCATCTCAGGTGAAAAACGTAGGGAACGTGTCGTCCATTTAGTCACAACGATATTGTAAAtcccgttttctttattttttttcacaaatgttGCCACCAGTTGTCTTGTAGGGCACGCGACGGTGAGTGACAAAAGATAAGGGCTAAACTTAGGGCTCAATGTGGTCTTTCACGTACAGCGTTTGCCAAAAAAGTACACTGGCCACCAAGATTGCTGCTGGACCACATATTGGGCCTCTTGTGGCTCTCATGGCACTGCTTAGCCCGCGAGCGGTTAAAACTAAAGGTCCGCTCACGTTGAATAGTTTGCAGCGCTGTTGGTGCAATACGAGCCGCACTTTCTAGGCCAGGTAACAGGTAAACTAGGTAGCCTGTTTCAAATTTGAACAAAAGGTGCACATTTTATGTATGAAGCATCATTTAGTGTCCTCGTGAAAATGAACCTTTacttgaaagagaaatgaacctCTActtcaaaaggaaagaaaaacactttttttttttgcatgcagtgcCTTTCCATTGAACGGTTGGTACGTAAGACCAGTTTATAACTGGCCGGCTCACGTGCGCTTGTCCCATGAGAAAACGACCTTACTTTTGAATGGCAAGCGAATTGCTTCGTGAATCTGAGCTTACATTTCTAGATAACGCCTGTTACTACCCAATAGTTGTAATAATTATCGAAAAGTAAGCGAATGCTCTATTGGTAAAATGACCCCTTACAGTGAATTTGAGAGCGTTTGCAAAAAGTCTCTGGAGATAATGCTGGACGAAACCAGATGTTTTAGCACTGGGCGCAGACTAGTTCACCGCAGTAGCTATCTGTTTCCGGGGGCACGCGAAGCGAGGTATTTCAGAACGACGCATTCCCAACCGACAAGCACAGGCAACTTGGACAGTTATAGGCCTAAACAACAGGACGCGCAGTCATTAAGAGCATTCGCGGGTCCGGTGGTAAAGCACAAAATCCACGCTTAATGATCACATCTTGCACCGTGCTTAGGCCTGGCCCCGCCGGCAAGATCGGCGTGTAAAATAGTGACCACGCTCAAAGCGAAGCCTCAATCAATACTGAAGAGCTGGTCACAAATCGCGTTGTAAGCTGAAGCCGAAAAATAAGTAAGCATGCTTTTACCTGAAGCATTTTGTCTCCAATTCGTTTCGAGAAAAATATTAAAGCGCGAGGTCCCTAATTTCAGGGCTGATCGATCGCTTTCTGGCGACACGATAAGCGCAGCAGGTGAGCGATGGCACGTACGAGTGTGTTCGGAGTGGTCATCGGGTGAGTGAGCGTCTAGCCGTGGTATCCGTGCCCGCCACCGTGTCCGCCACCGATGCCGTACGCGGGTACGTGCTTCCCATTGGCCGAGTGGTAGGGTGCGGCCGCCGGCAGACTCGTCTTGGTGCCGGGCTCGTTGGTCTTGACCATGGCGCGGAAGCCCCACTTGTCGGCCACGTAGTGCACCTGCCGGTGGCGGCCGTCGATGTCGCCCAGGTAGTAGGAGCCGTGCACGGGACCGTACGCCGAACCGGTCTCGTGGCGGCCGTTAATGGCGCCGTAGCCGTTGACGATGTCGTAGCCGAAGCGGTAGTGTCCGTAGTCCTGCACGGCGCTTTGTTAAGTTTTCCTTGAGGAGTGAGCACCATTTCAGGCGATGGGAGATGAATGAAAACGAGCGTCACGTCGGCATTAAGGCCGGTTGCGTGGTCgctttggtgtgggtttcttgtACAGCCTAACGTGAATTGAATGTCATCGCCGTCGTTTCCGCCGAATGGGCAGCAACGTTTTTTACTGGTGTTATTATCGCTTGCTctaccagaaaagaaaaaaaaaacgatggcgCATGATAGAGGAATCACTCGGACAGCTAAGCTCGTATTTCTTTAgcctccttgaaaaaaaaaagaataacttcGTGGGAGCTTTTTATTCGAGTTAGTTAAGCCTACAGGGATCACCTTTAAACCCAGCCAGATTGAACTGACTGCTTCGTGTAGCAGGAACGCAGTGCAGTGAAGAAAATATATTGCAACAAGGAAGTGCtactactattttttttttttttgcataaagcAAGAGAGGTATCTTAGACTAAAAGTTCACATTTATCTGCATGATCCTAGACATCGCTCTGTGCTAAAGGTAAGGGCAGCGAAAGTTCATTGACGTTATAGAACTCTTCTTTCGATGAAGAAAAGAGAAAGTTGAAGAACAAACGTTTGCTTACATCCTGCTTTCTGTACTGTTTGCTGTGACCACCGTGACCTCCGTGGTAGCCTCCAAGAGCAACAGCCACCAAGGCAAACAGAACTGTCGTCCGAAGCTGTAAGAAAGGCGCGACAACATCAGAGCCTGCGGTGTGCTACCAATGTACTTCGCAAAATAGCCGCTTATTTCACATAGCTATCCGATTCCTTGTAAGCGGATGATGGCAGCATCACAACTATTCCAGATGTCTACCCATTGCCTACGTTTGTCTTCTGGCGGTTACTACGTGGTTTATGGCAGCCCGTCTGTGATGATGAATCATGCATTCAGTTCAGGATATGTCTGTTTCGAAATTAACGGTCTAATTTGGGGGTATACAAGTTTGCTCTGTACAACATATGGAGGGCATTCATTGATTATTTTAAGTTACAACAGCACTCGACGTTTTTCTGTTGTCATTTAATTTCTGAGAAACTATATGCGCTATCTTTTATTACATCACTGCGATCAATAGTAATCCATTTGTTTTTCTATTCCAGCTCATTGCTAGAATGTATGATTACAGTTGTGCAAATATTAAGAAATCTACTTTAATAGTTCACttctttttcagaaaaataaatgcacaaagTCGCACGCTGCAACCGGTGAAAGAAACACCCATTACTGATTAGTCTAGAATTTCTGAACAAAATTCTGTCTGGCAGCACTCGGCGCGTTCTTTCTCAAGAACATCGGGTTAAAGGCAGGCGTCGTGAAGCTTCTAATTAAGCCTCCAGTGTATCCTAGTATCTCAAATGTCGGGTCATACTACGGGGAAGAATAAGCGGGAATTTACGCGACACCTCCCAAATGTGTGGTTACCAAATAATGTTTGCAAGACTTATACTACGTTCGCCCTTCCACCTTAACTGTCGCAATACCTCTAAAAAATTTCTTTTGCATTCGTGTTGTCTAACAGGGACCCCCCAACTTGCGTTCAGAGGAACCTCTATGTACAGCGCACCATTTCCTACTGCGGCCTACACATGCTCTGACGCACGCCTACAGCCAAGTGGTATGTTCCTTTCTGGAACTTGGCATGGAAAGTAAATTTTTCTCTGAAGCAGCAACGGACTGGAGTGTCAGCTTACGTTTCGACCATCCTATCACACTATACGGTGCGCGCGTGTACAGGAAATTTCTTTCAGTACCTTTGTGCGGCGCCAGTGGCCTGTATTGCACGTAGCCGGCCCTATATACTAGAAAAGATGACATTGGCGCCATGAACAAAAATGAAGTGACGGAGCACACTACTAAAAGCCGCGCTTACCTATGTACCAACGAAAAGAACACAGACTTCCGTAATACAACgattcctttcttcatttctcatACTCAATCGGCCGCCATATCGAGTTGTCCATTCCGAGGTGATACCAAGAGCGCGACGGCGCATGATCTGTTGATGAACGGCAACAATCACCGCATCTGGAGTACTATTTCCGTCACTGTTCCGgaaaaacaaacgaacaaacaaaacTACCGCGAGATTACTTCACAAGAGCTAGGAGGGAAAGCAAAAACTACTACTTGCAGCCACAGAACTCTCTTAAGCTACACAAACTAAAGCTTCAGGTGATATCGTGTCCCTGTACGCGCGCTGGCATCTATGATGAACGCCTCAGTGGAAGGCATCGGCTGATTTCAACCGCTGTGAGTAAGCACGATGTCTTGTTTTGTAATTTGCCTCGTTCGAAATACCACTGCTGTGTTTGGGAATCGTacccagcagcagcaaaagcgccAGAGCTCTCGAGCCATCGCGACGGGTCGGCCAAGACATCTTTCCATGCTATTCAGTGACTGAGGGCAAAGAAGAGACAATACTGTTTTACTTTGCGGCTATTTCGTCGGCATTTCCTTCCGGCTTAAAAACTACTCTTAAAACTTACACCCGCCTCCCGCAAAAGAAAGGTATATGCAAATGCAAAAACAGTCCGGAAGTACCTTCCTTTACACTGTTACAATGCGCTGCCTTCGCCCGCACTACACTGTTATCGCTAACGCTGGCCAGCCGACGCGGAGCCGCGCGGAAGCGGTGTTTCACTCGAGAATCCAGACAGCGCAGATATCAGTGACAGGCGCGCGTTTCAGGCAGGAACACGGCTGGAATGCGCGGTGAACGCCTCCCGTGCGGCGATCTAAGTGCAGAGCTCGCCGGCCTAGGTCCGTTCTCGTCGAGCTTTGCACTTGGTCGGAGGAAAGTCTGCGCAGCGCCGTGTAGAGAACCGagtggaacgaaaaaaaaacacaactgaTTCCGCGACATCGCCCCCGTGCGCGCCAGACTAGGGCTGCGGAGGAAAAGCGGCGCTATTCGGTAACCGTGGCCGAAGTAAACTTCCTGCATCCCGCGCGAGCCGCCCATACCCCCGGTGCCGTACGCTGTCCGAGCGACGGAAGCGGCCGCGCCGCGAAGGGCTCTTTACTCCTGAGCGGCGGCCCGCAGCGCGCCTGCCTCTCCGTCGGTCTGTGCTCTCTCACCTGAGCGACCATGCTTGCAATGTCGACAGTGGCTGGTGCGGATGAATTGGTACGGCGCGGCGCTCTGCTTTTATAGCTGGCCCAGCTGTTGCTTTCCCTTTCCAAAAGCCATTGAGTCGTTACGATTTCTCGTTTGTCAGGTGCTGATTTTGGAAGAATGGCCGAGTCGCTACTGCCAATCTCGCTCCGTCTGCTACCGCCGGCGCCGATGTGACGTCAGCGCTTGTCCACTTCTCAGAGACCTCCTTGAGACGTGACGGCAAGGCTCAGGTGGGCGTCCCGTTGCCGCTCTTGTCATCTGGATGTTTGGCAGTCTGAGGGCTTCCTCTCAGGCTTTATATAGAATGGGCGttcgcttctttctttctcttttattttcacGATGACTGCGCTGAGTGAAACCTATTTGACAGCGTTCAGAATGAAGTCCTTGCCTATATTTTGGTCAAAATATGGCGTTACCACTGACACCCAAGCTTCGACCTCCCAATTAAGCTTCCGCCTCGTAATGACGCAATTTGCGAACATTAGTTTTTGGGGCATCTCCAGAAAATAATACGAAGCACAATGCAAAGAACTCGACAGTCGTTTGAGCGGCCGTCTGTTTCgtggatttttaaaaattgttagCGGCCATGCCACTGAGTAAGAGAACGATTGATTTAGTTGCCTTTTCTGATTCGCTTggtgtgtttcttctttttattaatattattgaaTTTGATTAAGTAGTAAGCAGTTAAGTAACATTCAAGATGAAAGACGACCGCATTCACTGCGCCATATTTTCTTTTCTACCATTTATTTCCTTGTAACCTTTGACCAATACTGATGAAAGGGGAAACCGCAAACTTTGCAACGTATTCGACTTAATTTTGCGGATACAAGAACCAGATAACACATTTAATATTTCTTAAGAAAAGGTAGACATACCTATGGAAATACCGGCAcatttaaagaagaaaataccgtATCTACGTCATGTAAGTTagttattagacgtttttagcataccggaggcgtacttagcggagacgtataccagtttaccggacccctcttgcgcatgcgcagtggaatTGCTGGGGTCaggggggagccactgcgcgtgcgcaagaggggtccggtaaaccggtatacgtctccggtaaggacgcctccggtatgctaaaaacatctATTCTCAGTCGATAAACCGCTCTTACTTCGTTTTCACCTCGCACCCTAGTCCTCTTTCAATCACCCATGGCACAAGCTCAGACTTCTTGGCAGACTAGTAAACGTTACACAAGAGGAATTTGAATCCTCTCTGCTTCTCTTAAGGGCACTGAATTTGTAGATGTTATTGCTGGCCATATTTACATGTCTCTTCTAAaagctctgctgtgcgactccggGCCAGTTACGTGTTAGTGCGGAGCAGAAAGAGATGACACACACTCCTCTCTTATTCACGCGCGGAGGCAAAAGCAAATTTTCCCTCGGAAATCAGCACTTCGCCGGTCAGCGCACGCAGTGTTATTCAACGGGAGCATAGCTTTTTTTCTACTAACAATTTCTGTTTTCTCACCTTCGTCTGCTATTTAATAAAGTTGTCTGATTGAAGCATTTTCGCTGGAGTAAGTTTTAATGAAAGGCAAGGGATTTTGTACGAGATAGCCAAGAAACAACTCGGTCATGAGGCTTCGCCCGCAAATTTCTACGAGATCCTTACTTGATtaagtgcacaaaaagaaaagtggtcaTTGCGGAATGGAAGGTGTAAATCATGCCACAGGTTCTGAATGAGAGCTCATGACTAGTTCACGAAAAAAAACTCTACGAATGAAACTAAATCTCTCTACAAGCAGTGTGCAGCTTTCAGAAAAGTACGGCAACTATGACGGCAAGCGTTGGCGAGAAGAGCCGGTTTCTTCCTTGAATTCCTTGAAAAGCTATTCAGTTCAGAGTGTAGCGCCTTTCGCGCTGCGCTCAGGACGGCGCCCGTCGACGCTGAAGTGGTCGCTATTGCTTGCAGCGCGAGCAGCGTATTGAATGTGAAAGTTCGAAGCCCATCACTGTCGGGGCTGGCTTATGCTCGCCGCGGCTCTGACAATAGCTTCCTATGATAATGTGAGCGTCGAGAGTTGGCTTTACCGCGCTTGCGTCATACTGAGGATTGAGACCGAAAGTGCTCACTCGCTTTTCTTTCCGGCAGGTTGACTGCCGCGGCCACACAGGTGAACCGTTACCAACAGCTTGGACATGAAATTGCAGGGTGCGGCTTTCATTGTTTACACTCCCATTGTTTCCGCGGGACGAAAGCCTCTACGTACCGCTGCTCAAGTTTTGTTTTGCAAAACGTCAATCATAGCCAGATTCGAAGGTCGCAGTTTGCTCAGTTTTTGCTGAGTTGTTCTCAAGACAGTTTTGCGACTAATTCTCTATGGACGCCTCCTGGAGCCCTGCACGCATAGTTTTCACTCCCTGTGCAATACACATTTCCCTGTGACTATAGGGTTGTCATCTATGGGTATCCGGAGTCTGTGTGATAATTTGAACGAAAACCGGccgcagaaaaaataaaaaataagtttgcAGCAATAATGCGCAGGTTCTTGATAGTTGGCTGTACACAAGGCACACGCCTACACCCCTTAAATAAGCAAGgtagcaatgtgggctagttggttgtacattttggtttgaataacgcgctacacactaccaaaacgacaccggaacgaaggacacaggacaagtgcgcactaacaattaaaatttattctggtacgagggtacataaatacattccacgaacatgctgaaacaatcaaatcattgccaacggctgtgtcgcacgctccttcgttttttgattagatgcacctcctcacttgataacaacaccgagggtgtgcttacgcactcttcTCCGGCCTCCCTTAAATGTTTCGGAACCTTGTAACTGTACCGCATTTGGCGTTGGTTCATAGTTGCTACTCACATTTGATGAGTGGCGCATTATGACACTTGAGCGAGGTGCTATAATTCTAAATTAATTTACATATAATACCCTTACATTTCCGCATTGCCTCATCCGGTGACGAAACAATAACAGTTCAGCACTCCTTGTAGAATTCGacattgaaattttttttattgccctACCACATGGCTGAGTGTTGACATTAACTGTTGAAGATTAAGCTGTCACCTCTGGAGTGTCCAAGTCTTCACATTCATTTGCAAGGCAGAATACGTTACATCAGACTCCTGTCCAGGCCACCATTCCCGTTAGGTATACATGTTAAGATATCTGTAAAGAAATTTAATTTCACATTTGCGATTATTTTATTTTCTGGCAAGGTTTAACACGAATTTACAGATGCATTCGCTCTAGATCTATTTAACGCTGAAGCATGCAATGATCTAACACTGCCAGAAGACCAAACGAGTTCGTAACGACGTTGATCAATTTCATACCAGTGTTGACGCATGTATGGCCTCTCTTGCGCCGGCGTCACTGAACTTAATTAGTATTTGTCAGTTCTCATCGCAGATAACAATCTCGACTCCAGCTTTGTCCGATCAACCGAGTGACAGATATGTTATGGCCGAATCAGATATCTGTGAGAAAAAGTGTCTTTCTAAATATCGTAAGGGGAAGAAGAAATTCGCATTCTTCGAATGCCATATGCAGAAATTTGCTCCCTAATGCAAGAAACAGTAAAATAGGTTTTATTGCAGATATATTTTTTTCCCTGATAGCCGAGACACACGTGACGTGCCTTGTCGTGATGTTCTCTCCCTAACTCCTACTTCTacctgaaaagaaaatgaaggtcGCACCGATTTTGACTGCATGCAAGAACCGTTCAAACGCTAAATATCGTCAAGCGCTGAGCCTCTGGTGAAACTTTTTACCTTTGATGTTTTGGAACAGCTTTGTCAGGATTGTATAGCAtaacgaaaaaaaattgttgtgCTAAGAAGGAGGACTGAAAGAGAACAAAACCCAGCAATGCGTTCTTCGGTTCCTCTGGTGTCCAAAATGTAGGCATTTGTATTGAAGACATTACTCGTTACGGCAACGTAACTTAAACAAAGGTGAAAAATTTGCCATTTGCTAAAATACGTTTCATTCTTCAAGTCTTCCCCTTGGCCTTGGctgcgcgcgcacacgcgcgcgcgcacacacacacacacacacacacacacacacgcacacacacacacacacacacacacacacacacacacacacacacacacacacacacacacacacacacacacacacacacacacacacacacacacacacacacacacacacacacacacacacacacacacacacacacacacacacacacacacgcacgcacgcacgcacgcacgcacgcacgcacgcacgcacacacacacacacacagacacgcacacacacacacacacacacacacacacacacacacacacacacacacacacacacacacacacacacacacacacacacacacacacacacacacgcacgcacgcacgcacgcacgcacgcacgcacgcgcgcgcgcgcgcagagaaaactaTTGCAATGCGTTTGCGGGCGACCCATTCTACGGGCGTTCCCACCAACCAGATATTTTTCTTATTCTGACAGCGTGCCTTTCGGTAGTCCTAGAAGGCCCTCTCATCCAGGAATTGTTTCCGCGGCACAATTTAGGAGTCAGCTGCGCAGCAATGGCGTCCACTTCTTTCGAAGAAGTAGTCGTCTCCTGTCATGCATGTACTGGGGCGCCACTTGTGTCAACATACATGACCAGAGCAAGACTTTGCGTTGGCTGCCTTCTTTTGCAAGCACGTTGGGACGGCAGTGACCTGATTCGCGTGTCCAGTGTTGTCCGAAATCATACTTATAGGGATGTAAACTTTAGTGCGCGACCAACGTGTAGTATATGCGCGTATCACACGCATAATTTTTCGTCTGGTAGGCATGTTTCTCTTTCATAGGTCCTATACGCGTATTATAGTGATTATCGTataagcttttcttttttttcctctctacCTTAGAGGCAACATAGCTCAGTGGGCTGTAGGTGGTGATCCAGTATTACTCGCACAGTTCGGGCGGACAGGGGCAGAACAGCGAGAAAATGAAAGCGAGTCTTCCTAGATGTCCTTTTGTAGCAATAGTTGCTGCAGGAGCCGACTCGGGTGCTTTTTTTTCAGatacttctttttcttgtttgcccTCTACTTTGGTGTAAAACTAAAACGTATAAAACTGTACAAAACTGCAACCCCCCAAAAAACAGAACGAGATTAACGTTCGCCTGAATGCTGCTACGAGGCTATGGACGAATGCCGATTTGCTTTCTGGGTGAGCACATCCTGCTGTTGCCCTGTCATCGACATACGGACCAAGGCGAATAGTTATTCGACTACAAATATATAGAGAGCTCCACGGTCTCCCATGGTAGCCTACGGCTGGGCTGGGGTGGATGTAAAATAATTGGATATATTAAAGGCGTTATACTAAACGTGCGGGCGATAGGTGGTGGCAGTGGTGAAAATGTTGGATTTACAGTTTGGGAGAGGCATTGATGTAGTTGCAGTCCCTAGTCCGCGGGACTCAattggctgccgctgctgcccgggCTGGCGAGAAACGTGTGACATCAAGCGCAGCCTTCCTGTCTTCGTTCCTAGTTTAGGCGCTGCCCCCATTCCAAGAGGATGTTCTCATGTAAGTACGTCTCCGCAGGCATGAAAAACATATAGAGAAGTAAACAAGAGGATGTTAAACAGATTAACAGGAAACGAGTTTTTCTAAACGTATAGTAAGTGCTCATTTTTCTTCTGTAGGCGTAACTGAATTATGCACACACATGCTGTGCATAATTTTTAGTTATGAGTGAGTGCTGTGTCTCCTCGTAAATgacgttggaaaaactacgtcCCTAAGTTCTTTATGACCGCTAAGGAAGGAGCTTTTCGTCTATCGGTGCTCCATGAGACCAAATTTATTGCTCCAGCTGGTGGAGACTCTCGAAAGCGCGCTGTTTCGGTTTTGTTTATgagttttaacgtcccaaggcgacacaggctgtgagggacgccgtagtgaagggctccggaaatttcgaccacctggggttctttaaggtgcactaacatcgcacagtacacgggccgctagaatttcgcctccatcgaaattcgacccccgcggccgggatcgaacccgcgtctttcgggttaacagctgagcgccataaccactgagccatcgcggcggcgcgAGCTGTTTCCAAGGTGAAGGCTTCCGCCCATTGTGCAGCTCCAAACAG comes from the Amblyomma americanum isolate KBUSLIRL-KWMA chromosome 1, ASM5285725v1, whole genome shotgun sequence genome and includes:
- the LOC144114309 gene encoding adult-specific rigid cuticular protein 15.7-like yields the protein MVAQLRTTVLFALVAVALGGYHGGHGGHSKQYRKQDDYGHYRFGYDIVNGYGAINGRHETGSAYGPVHGSYYLGDIDGRHRQVHYVADKWGFRAMVKTNEPGTKTSLPAAAPYHSANGKHVPAYGIGGGHGGGHGYHG